In the Callospermophilus lateralis isolate mCalLat2 chromosome 7, mCalLat2.hap1, whole genome shotgun sequence genome, TATAACTAGAAGGAGCTATGGATGCTGGGCAGATGGAGATGGGAAGCAAGGAATATAGGATAGGGATGGCAGGGCTTAGATCAGCTTCCTCTGGGGAGGGAGAGGGACAATACATGGAAGCCAGGTGAACCAAGAATCCAAGAGATCCTGACCAGCCTCACAACTATGTCTTTCCATCAGGGTTCTTAGGGGCATAATTAGACATTAAGTTAACAGGGACAGAAGCAAGACCAAGTATCCCCAAAAGTAGCACTCTGCCAGAGACAGACTCCTCCCACAGAGTGAGGACAGAGCTTCACTAAGCTAGGCCTAGTGTGGTCACCTGTGGGTGGCAGAGAGTTTTCCAGACCTGGGTAGCCCCAGCCTCTCCCTCCCCAGGGAGGAATAGAAAGGATCTATGTAGTTGATCGCCCTCATCCACACCCCATTCCTGATTACCCCGGTGGAtgaagtgaaataaaaattagcaTGTTTATCCCACTTTTAAATTCGTTTAATGAGAACTCATTTACCCTCTCTCAATTTAAATTCGTAATAACGCCATAACCTTTCAGAGCTGATTATTACCCGAGTCTTCCCATATCTTCCTGCTAAAGAGGCTTTCCCTCCAAATAAATGCTCCTGAGCCCTCTCGGAACTTGACAATTTGTCAGTCAGCCAGCCACATCTGGTGATCCCGCCCTGATGCCCCACCCCCTGCTAGGTGTGCCCCCTCAGTGGGCAggactgaaaacaaacaaacaaacaaacaaacaaaaccaagtcCCCTCTCTGTGAGGGTTTCCGTTTTATCAAGTCGTCTTGGAGACTGTGTCACCCACGGGTGaccctttcctctgttctttttccTGCCGGTGACGCAAGATGGACTCAGCCCCCCTCTCTGTGCTCTCTCCTGTCTCCCAGGGGTCGCCGAGCTGACTCCAAGCTGGTGTGCAAAGTGTCCGCGCAGTCCCCGGCCCAAGAGCTGGAGTCACCATGGCGGCTGGAGTTGCAGCCTGGCTGCCCTTCGCCCGGGCTGCGGCCATTGGGTGGATGCCCGTGGCCAACTGCCCCATGCCCCTGGCCCCGGCCGACAAGAACAAGCGGCAGGATGAGCTGATCGTCCTCAACGTGAGCGGGCGGCGGTTCCAGACCTGGAGGACCACGCTGGAGCGCTACCCGGACACGCTGCTGGGGAGCAccgagaaggaattcttcttcaacgaGGACACCAAGGAGTACTTCTTTGACCGGGACCCGGAAGTGTTCCGCTGCGTGCTCAACTTCTACCGCACGGGGAAGCTGCACTACCCGCGCTACGAGTGCATCTCGGCCTACGACGACGAGCTGGCCTTCTACGGCATCCTCCCCGAGATCATCGGCGACTGCTGCTACGAGGAGTACAAAGACCGCAAGCGCGAGAACGCCGAGCGGCTCATGGACGACAACGACTCCGAGAACAACCAGGAGTCCATGCCCTCGCTCAGCTTCCGCCAGACCATGTGGCGCGCCTTCGAGAACCCGCACACCAGCACCCTGGCCCTGGTCTTCTACTACGTGACTGGCTTCTTCATTGCTGTCTCGGTCATCACCAACGTGGTGGAGACGGTGCCTTGTGGCACGGTCCCCGGCAGCAAGGAGCTGCCGTGCGGAGAGCGCTACTCAGTGGCCTTCTTTTGCCTGGACACTGCCTGTGTCATGATCTTCACGGTGGAGTACCTCCTCCGGCTCTTCGCGGCGCCCAGCCGCTACCGCTTCATCCGCAGCGTGATGAGCATCATCGACGTGGTGGCCATCATGCCCTACTACATCGGCCTGGTCATGACCAACAACGAGGACGTGTCCGGGGCCTTCGTCACGCTCCGGGTCTTCCGCGTCTTTAGGATCTTCAAGTTCTCGCGCCACTCCCAGGGCCTGCGGATCCTGGGCTACACCCTGAAGAGCTGCGCCTCGGAGCTGGGCTTTCTCCTCTTCTCCCTCACCATGGCCATCATCATCTTTGCCACTGTGATGTTTTACGCCGAGAAGGGCTCCTCTGCCAGCAAGTTCACGAGCATCCCAGCCTCTTTTTGGTACACCATTGTCACCATGACCACactggggtaagtcagcactggTAGACTCCACGAGGGTGGAGGTTGGGTGGACCGTGAAGCTTTGGATTGGTATCAGGCCTGGGGAGAGGAGCAGGGAGTGCCTCATCCAAGTCCGAGAGCATCACCGCAAGGGAAAATGAACATGTGTGGCTTGTAGGGGCGTGTGAGCTGCTCTGAACTGATTCTTTGGGGGCTGGGGCATGTGTTTCATAAAAGGTGGAAAATTAAGTCACTATTTCTTTTGTCAGccatgcagtgtgtgtgtgtgtgtgtgtgtgtgtgtgtgtgtgtgagagatgtGGGGTCAGGGGAGTTGATGGCTGTATCCTTAGGAGCATCTGCGCCTCTAAGGGCTGTCTTGGGGAGGAAGAGGGCTATGAGAAGTTCAGTGAATGTGGTAATGAAGGTGTAGGTTTCCCTCCCCAGAAGACACCCAGAGCATTCTTTCTGGATTCTTCCTAGTATATTTGCCAGCTGTTTTCTCATTTgccttatttatgtatttatttatttctctgctGCCACAAATGATCAAGGATTCGGTCACTCTGAGCAGACTTTCTCTAAGTGACCCTGAACTGGGGTTTTGCCTAAAAAGTGAGGCACCTGTTTTCTCTCTTCTCACTAAAGGAGGAAAGTCTTGCTTTCTCAGCCTGAATCAATGATGGAATGACCTGGCCCACCTGGGTAGCAGTGAGATCATCTGAGTGGATCACATGGTCAGACAGAAGCGGCAGCATAGTCATAGGGAGGGAGGGTGCTCAGGGAGGTCTCAGGGGACTCTGTCTCTTCCAACTCTAGGACTCCTCCTCTTCACTGAGGTCACAGGAATGTATTTATGGTGCAGGGATGTGAAGCTTTCCATCAGAAGCAGGGGACTCAGGAAGGAGATTACAGTCTTCACCCTAACTGGATGAGAGCCAATAAAGGCATCTTTATGGAGACATGGATTTCATAGGGGTTTCTGCTTCAGCCGTCGGAAGCCATTGAGGCGAATGCAAAATCCCTCCACAGTTCATATGCTGGGTCTATATTTGCTTAGGCCAGGGAGCGTTATATTGCTGATGGAGAATTCATGACGCTTTTTATTTGGTCTTTGACAATTCCATTGGTGGCATCCTGGTGATTTGATTTCTTTTCCTGGCGGGAACCCCATGGCGGTGGTGTCTGTTTTTCCATAGTGCTGCGTATGCTTATTGGGAATACTGAGCAGGTGATGGGACCTTTTAAAATGATTATATTTGTCATTCTGCCACaagggagaggaagggggagAGCAAGGGGTGTCATAATCATTTGATTATGGCCACATTTGGTTGGGACATTCCCTTTACCTCTGTGTCTAACAGAAGCCTCCCTGCCCCTTCCTCCcattccaacacacacacacacacacatattctcttTTTCAAGTAGCTGCTCGCCCAGGGTGGGTAAGAATTTGGGGTTATTTGACTTTGTTTTTCCTGGTTCAAGTGGTAGATGTGAGCTTTTGGGCATACTGGGATATTGAAGTATAAAAAGGACCTGGAAGCTGACTGCTGTCATGAGAAAGAGGCACTTTTGTGGCTACCAGACcatcccttcaccttcctgaaagGGACCTCACCCATGGCCAGGGACACACACCCCGGATCCCAAGGTATTCTCCTGATATGGCCCTGACTGCCCAGTGTCCTCAGGTTCCTTTTGATAGGACTCATGACAACAGAGGGAGAAACTTTTATAGGAATAAACCCTGAGTAGACTGATGGATGTCAGAATTAAAATTAAATCGTTTCAGAGGACATCAATGGAAACTTCACTGGCCACCTGCCcgttactttttattattagtagAACAACATATGGGTGTCTACTATGTGTCAGCACTGTGCTAAGCACTTTGCATATATTAGCTCTGAGTCTTCACAATAGTCCTGCTAAGTAGGAACAATTCTATACCCTCTAAAGATACAAAAGGTgagactcagagaggttaagtaaattTCCCATAATCACAGATAAAGGGCAGAGCTAATTTTCAAAAGCTAGGGCCTTCTGCCCATTCTTTTTTTCACTCTATCACTCCACTCGTTCTCAATCCACCAGGGCCCAGAGATAGAAATCAGACCTTCAGGTTTATTGCCTTTTTAGATGGCCTCAGGGTATGATATTCTATTCAGGTCATATTACTAGTCAAGAAAACATCCGCTCAGTGAGTACTGCATTTCAGGCACTGTACCAGGCACAGAAATTTTATACATGAAACATTTCTTTCTAGGCAGTTTAAAGTACTGCCTTAGATATTAAAGGCTGCTTTCGTAGCAAGATCCAGTGTTTTACTGCTGCCGGAGAAACAGCTAATTTCCTTTAGCATCTGCCCTGTAGTTCAAGGGGCAAGTCCAGCATGAGGGCTGGGCAGTCTTGGCTTCCTATTTATTTTCTTAGGATGGAGATGGGGGAGCAGACAGACTCTAAGAGTGAAGGggaaaatgaagagaaagatgCTTGCATCGGGGAGAAGCATGGTTCCCCAACCGTGGGCCTGTGGGCTTGATCACCCCACATCTACAGTAAACAAGTCTGTCTTCCTTCCCCATGCATTAAACTGTCTCACTTCTGGGAGGAGAACCACTCAGGCAAGAAAGGAAACCATTCAGTAGTGTCTTCCTTAAACTCAGATACGTTACGAGAAAGCAGCCTCTTCTTCCCCCCTCCATCTTGGCTGGTGGAGCTCAGTGCCGGATCAGGCTACTTTGACTTTGACCTAAGTTGGCAGTTGGCACCGTTACCAGGCTCCTTTGCTTGACTCTCCATAGCAGACGCTTGACAAAAGGCTTTTTAATGGATGGGTCGGGTTAAATGGGGCTCCTGCTCCATTCACTTGGCCCAATGCTGTCCTCAGTCCCCTTTGGACATGTCTGTTCTCTCTTAAGGGTATAGATCCAAGTCTTGGTTCCCAGGAAGAGAGGAGAGGGGCCTTTACTTGGTGACTTGATCTGTCCACTGAGATGCTCTGCGGGACTGTGGAGATGCTGTTCTTACTGGAGGACTTGCTGACTCAGTTGGGGAAACCTTTTCTCTCCCCTGGCTGGTGCCGGTCCTGAGCACATTCTCTGGCTAGTTGTAGCTTTTCTCAACCACTGGGAAAAGCCTCTCTCTGTCTCACTCTGCACTGGCATTGGAGCCTCAAGTGGCCGTTGGATATCAAGGACCAGTTCTCTGCCAGAGTGTCCCTGCTTCCAGCACCTCCCAGCAAACACCTACCTCTTCCTGTCTCCAGACTGCCCTTGCCCTACTCCTCTCCCAAGCTCCGTTTTTGCAGAGGGACGGTCTTCAGCAGCTTTGCAGAGCCGGGCTGGCTGACAGGATGAGGGCTGATGTGCTGAGGGGAGGCGCTGGCTCTTCCTAGTTCCGTTGCCATCTCTGCCTGCTTTTCCAGCACTTTGCCAATGAGTTActagcgtcccccagggagggatCTCCTGGAGCCAATGATTACCGTTTATTTAATGTTCTCACGTTCCTTCCACACACAAGAACAATAACAGTCCAAACTGCCACCTGGGCTTGAGGGTGGCTTTCCTTTACAGCCTCTTGTGCTAGTGGGAGAGACCCCGGAGCTCTGCCCAGACTTTCCGTGCGCTCCCATGACAGTTGAATTCCGGAAATTCACCATCCAAGGATTAATttccatattcataattgatgctataaataaaataaattcccaATTATCTGAGTTAGCAGAGGGGAAGGGATAACATAGAACTCCCAATATTCAATAAGACCAACGTAACTAGTTCGAGAATGTATTATGTGACGTAAACCTTTTCAAAGCAGATTTCCCTTCTTCATTTGGTTGACTTTGCTTAGCCTCACGGTGGGGCTGGACTGCCCCAGCCAGTCCCTCAGGGCAACTCAGGTGGGGACCAGGAGAGCATGTGGAAGGAGAGCCTTGTGAGCAGGCTTCCGCAAGGGTTGTAGAAGGCCAGGT is a window encoding:
- the Kcnd3 gene encoding A-type voltage-gated potassium channel KCND3 isoform X1, with translation MAAGVAAWLPFARAAAIGWMPVANCPMPLAPADKNKRQDELIVLNVSGRRFQTWRTTLERYPDTLLGSTEKEFFFNEDTKEYFFDRDPEVFRCVLNFYRTGKLHYPRYECISAYDDELAFYGILPEIIGDCCYEEYKDRKRENAERLMDDNDSENNQESMPSLSFRQTMWRAFENPHTSTLALVFYYVTGFFIAVSVITNVVETVPCGTVPGSKELPCGERYSVAFFCLDTACVMIFTVEYLLRLFAAPSRYRFIRSVMSIIDVVAIMPYYIGLVMTNNEDVSGAFVTLRVFRVFRIFKFSRHSQGLRILGYTLKSCASELGFLLFSLTMAIIIFATVMFYAEKGSSASKFTSIPASFWYTIVTMTTLGYGDMVPKTIAGKIFGSICSLSGVLVIALPVPVIVSNFSRIYHQNQRADKRRAQKKARLARIRVAKTGSSNAYLHSKRNGLLNEALELAGTPEEEHMGKTTSIIESQHHHLLHCLEKTTGLSYLVDDPLLSVRTSTIKNHEFIDEQMFEQNCMESSMQNYPSTRSPSLSSHPGLTTTCCSRRNKKTTHLPNSNLPATRLRSMQELSTIHIQGSEQPSLTTSRSSLNLKADDGLRPNCKTSQITTAIISIPTPPALTPEGESRPPPASPGPNTNIPSIASNVVKVSAL
- the Kcnd3 gene encoding A-type voltage-gated potassium channel KCND3 isoform X2, with the protein product MAAGVAAWLPFARAAAIGWMPVANCPMPLAPADKNKRQDELIVLNVSGRRFQTWRTTLERYPDTLLGSTEKEFFFNEDTKEYFFDRDPEVFRCVLNFYRTGKLHYPRYECISAYDDELAFYGILPEIIGDCCYEEYKDRKRENAERLMDDNDSENNQESMPSLSFRQTMWRAFENPHTSTLALVFYYVTGFFIAVSVITNVVETVPCGTVPGSKELPCGERYSVAFFCLDTACVMIFTVEYLLRLFAAPSRYRFIRSVMSIIDVVAIMPYYIGLVMTNNEDVSGAFVTLRVFRVFRIFKFSRHSQGLRILGYTLKSCASELGFLLFSLTMAIIIFATVMFYAEKGSSASKFTSIPASFWYTIVTMTTLGYGDMVPKTIAGKIFGSICSLSGVLVIALPVPVIVSNFSRIYHQNQRADKRRAQKKARLARIRVAKTGSSNAYLHSKRNGLLNEALELAGTPEEEHMGKTTSIIESQHHHLLHCLEKTTNHEFIDEQMFEQNCMESSMQNYPSTRSPSLSSHPGLTTTCCSRRNKKTTHLPNSNLPATRLRSMQELSTIHIQGSEQPSLTTSRSSLNLKADDGLRPNCKTSQITTAIISIPTPPALTPEGESRPPPASPGPNTNIPSIASNVVKVSAL